The sequence ACATGTGGCGCACCGAGTCCACCTGCAGACAACTTACGGATCTCTCCCGGCTCGACGGTGAAGGAGATCCAGGGACAGGAGTAGAGGCACTCGGGCGGAGGTGCCAGCTGCCACTGCTTGCGGCCGCGGACCTGCGCCTGCCACGACATGTGGCGCACCGAGTCCACCTGCAGACAACTTACGGATCTCTCCCGGCTCGACGGTGAAGGAGATCCAGGGACAGGAGTAGAGGCACTCGGGCGGAGGTGCCAGCTGCCACTGCTTGCGGCCGCGGACCTGCGCCTGCCACGACATGTGGCGCACCGAGTCCACCTGCAGACAACTTACGGATCTCTCCCGGCTCGACGGTGAAGGAGATCCAGGGACAGGAGTAGAGGCACTCGGGCGGAGGTGCCAGCTGCCACTGCTTGCGGCCGCGGACCTGCGCCTGCCACGACATGTGGCGCACCGAGTCCACCTGCAGACAACTTACGGATCTCTCCCGGCTCGACGGTGAAGGAGATCCAGGGACAGGAGTAGAGGCACTCGGGCGGAGGTGCCAGCTGCCACTGCTTGCGGCCGCGGACCTGCGCCTGCCACGACATGTGGCGCACCGAGTCCACCTGCAGACAACTTACAGATCTCTCCCGGCTCGACGGTGAAGGAGATCCAGGGACAGGAGTAGAGGCACTCGGGCGGAGGTGCCAGCTGCCACTGCTTGCGGCCGCGGACCTGCGCCTGCCACGACATGTGGCGCACCGAGTCCACCTGCAGACAACTTACAGATCTCTCCCGGCTCGACGGTGAAGGAGATCCAGGGACAGGAGTAGAGGCACTCGGGCGGAGGTGCCAGCTGCCACTGCTTGCGGCCGCGGACCTGCGCCTGCCACGACATGTGGCGCACCGAGTCCACCTGCAGACAACTTACGGATCTCTCCCGGCTCGACGGTGAAGGAGATCCAGGGACAGGAGTAGAGGCACTCGGGCGGAGGTGCCAGCTGCCACTGCTTGCGGCCGCGGACCTGCGCCTGCCACGACATGTGGCGCACCGAGTCCACCTGGGGAACCATATAgtgctttatatatttagacagcCAAAAAGTCGTGCATGGAGTCGGATGGATCCGCTAAGTACCAACAATAGCAGCTTCAGACGCCGTTGATTATCAAGCcttattttagtaaaatcttgCTCACTACTCACATGCATATGCGCGCCCTGCCCCGGCCCGCCCATGAAGACCCAGTCCAGCATGTCGCTCTCTGCAGTGCGCGGCAGGAAGTACGGCCGCGTGTAGAACTGCCGCAGCGCGCGCGTCTCCTCCTCGTGGCACGTACTCCAACCCACGTACCTATCATGATATGAGATAGTGAACGTAAAATTTCTTTTAAGTCCCGTATACAAATGATTTTAAAAGTAGCTATCAAGTGAAATGATGATGGTCAAGTACCATGGATCGCCGGAGAGATTAGCGCGCTGCTCGTCCATACGGAACACCTCGTCCAACGACCGCAAGCCCGACTTGTACGGGAAGTAGAAGCACTCGTTGATGCGTCGCCCCATCTTGTTGTTCCGGTAGAAGTTGGCgaaaaatttgaaattgaattgctaaaaaaattgaaaaaaaagtagctattttttatttttttacaaaaagaaaacatacagcataACCATTAACCATAAAACTAAAGTTAATTCACGAGATTATTACATGGGCTCACATTTCTTAAGGTGGGAGTCCATTTCTAGTAGCAGACACTTAGGTAGCTGATTAAAAGGTAAATTATTAAGCGCCATCATACTCGTAGGtcgaaaaaccaatagacgtcagggatcggggtcccaaggtgccggTATGGTGACCGGAAAGCGTTGCGTTAAGagaccccctctaggtggacaaACGAGTCACAGAGAGCCTCTGGACTCAGGCGGCGCTAGACAGTTGGCTTGTGCAAGTCGCTATAAAAGAaccatgtccagctgtggacgtatatcggttgatgatggtaCGTTAcgtttttaaagataatattttaactTGTAATAAGTTATCTCTGACTGtactcataccctgattgccatgtcgacctgtcgcgaacaataTGTAGCAGGTACTAGGAGAACATGAGACATTAAGATCTTACTTCTATAGCCTTCCAGTTGGTCGTAGCATCGGTCACAATGACGGGCTGCGTGGTGTACGCGTATCGGTCTTCGAACTCTTCGGCGCTGATGTTGGAGAGGCGGGTGACGTCACTGACGCCTATACACATGGAGCAGTCTTCCGGGGCGCGGAATAGAGACTTTGTCTCGTAGGGGAGTTTGAGGAAACATCCCTGAAATAATCTCAAGCAAGTAAAATTAGCGCCCAatagtgatgaacatcgatctttagaatggAAGGTACATCTCTAGATAGCATATTTATAGAACACTGtatcggtcgttgagaccgacaaaacgtcatgtgggtatgaatgacagaaacaacgctctacaatgccgaaatgtcattctaaaggccgatgttcatcactttggGCCGCGTACTGTTACCTATAGTTTTTGCATTGCACGAGTGACGAGGGTAAGTGGcgtaaagtaaatgtgtgcgtttgcgagcgcttgctcgaaACTGATTGGTCCGTcaggcacgcacacttacgcaatatTCATGTAAACGCTTAACcataagtaaagttcactcgccttagTGAATTGCAGGAACTGAAGTTCGTTGCTCAACCATTTTTTTCGTAATAAATGCATTTtgattgaatttattttcaatggATTTAGTAGGACTTTGCAATGGATTTTGTAGGAACCAAATCCATTGAAAATGTGtatatgaaaaattaaaataggtaggtacatacgctgctaaaatcataaccctccttttggctttgccgtaatCCGGTAAAAAAtacatcaaaatattatatatctagGTAGGACGTCACAACTCAACAATTTATGGCGGACACGATTTCCCTATCTTAGTTTGTATGTGTTATAATAAAATCGTTGTAAGTTTTATgatctaaaaaatataattacaggGTTTcttctgtatttttttattgttttctgtaggtatacatattatatgtttgtatgtgcaataaagatttctaaatacctaaataaaaattattcaaatcaatataagtaggtaggtacctattttaaatatgataacgggtaggtacataccacgattaatttaatgattttatttgtcgatatttcaatccAATTGCACTGCGGTGTTGCGAGCTGAAGTTCGGAGCTGTAAAGGgcaatagcgaactaccctctttcttgtcttcttttcgctggaacttcacgagctgtccggcaaaatacactcacaacatCACTATTAATTTACTTTCGATGAGTcgaaaataaaaacatcaaattaatcgtggcatGTACCGTACTCGTtatcataattaaaataatatgccaTTAAACCactaaataagcttaaaatcatagTTACTTATTCAAATCAATGTAGGCACTTACCGTAATCAACGATTCTGAATAAATCCACCAAAAACCTATCACGAAAACAGCAATAATAACTACCAGGACATGTTTCACAGTTGCGCCTTTAAGGAAATTCCAATTACTCTTACAACTCGAAGTCTCTAAACGAGATATGAAATAATTATTGAGTTTCAAACTTTCTATCTTATGTAGAACTTTACTCAATTTTAACTCCGctaatttaattttcttctcGCATATTTTGTTAGTTTGATGAGGATTTGAGGTCATCTTAGCTAAGTGTTCTGAGGAGGAATGAAAGGGTTTGAATCCTGCGGCTGATTTTTATACTATCATGTCTTTGATATTATAGAGTTAGTTTGTTAATAGAGCGGGCGAACTAAAAAATACAATGACGCGGCGCGCTCCGTCGCTATTTCGCCCTGCCTCAACaacttaataggtaggtacgtttgatCTTACCGCCAGCTTGCCCGCTACTTACACCGCACCTGCGTTTTGTATGTATATTTCGTGGCCGCACCCGCGAGTTGACGTGAACAATGCACTGTGGGCGTGGCCAAAatactgcggtgcgacatcgaaTCGCAAAAACGATGCCGTTGCGTTGACGCATCGCAAAAATTAATTCATCGCTTATGGCGTCGTACGAGAAAATTCTGACCATCAATTCCTAGTGAGCCATGGACCGCACTACACGTTAAGATGCATCAAGAAAAACACACACAGCACAGAATGGCACACTGAGTGGTGTGGACACCGACTGAATGGGAATACGTCGTCGCATCGCAAGTTTGTACGGTGCGGCACCGCATCGGAAATTTGCACAGTGCATTGTGCGACGTCGTAGAATTTTACGATccgacgtcgcatcgcagtgtTGTGCTCTCAGCCTAAGACATTGAGTTAGCGAAAGCCGCAGCAAGCCATATCGTGAAGTACTCTCTAATAGTATTCCAGCTCTGTGGCTGGTTCATCCAGCGCGTGGTAAGATGGGTAACGAGCAAGTAACAACGCGATGTGAGTGCAATGGCTATGAAATTGGAATTCATTATCGGCCGCGACACAGCTGCGTCCCTTCACGCCTCGCTCCAAAacgttcggccaagtgcgagtcggactcgcacaagaagtaaaaaccggccaagtgcgagtcagactcgcgcaacgagggttccgcactacagtcgtattttttcgacatatttttcaaatctatctatatctatattctatatatatatatataaaaggaaaaggtgattgactgactgactgaccgactgactgactgactgactgactgatctatcaacgcacagctcaaactactggacggatcgggctgaaatttggcgtgcagatagctattatgacgtagacatccgctaagaaaggatttttgaaaattccactcctaagggggtgaaataggggtttgaaattttgtagtccacgcggacgaagtcgcgagcataagctagtcaaatcataaattttattgcttataagttgctgagtgctgacataaattatataaggaacacagaaaaatattaataatacagataaagaacaaaaaataaaataacattttgcacgataaataaaaatctgttttagaatttagctacaggtaggtatagttaaagcactttcataatattataccccacttggtataggtacttattaatctTACTTGGACATTAGAAAATACTAACTGTATTTTGTTCACgaaccaattttaattttttttgtgatctgcCGCTTATATTCATTATGTTACTGATCTGTGTATGTTTAAATGTTATTGTGATGTGATGTTATTGGTCGGTGGTCTCAACTCTGTgcaaccacagagtacattgaatacacagagtacattgaatatgtGTGCAACTCTGTGTGTGTggtcaaagagtatataatcactacgttttatgtGTGGTCGTCTGCCGTATATTTATGCCGCCACTCGCCAGtcgtatttatttttgttgtgtttgaTAAAAATGTTTAACGCGTGTTTTAAGGATCGTTCTTAAATGAACTTAAGtcatttgtgatttgattaattaaataataaactaataatattttagatttaaatttatcTCGAAACGGAACAAATGGCAGCTATTCTTGGAGGCGGGTTAGGCGGCTTGTCGACAGGTTATTATttgctgaaaaataatttatgtaacaaCAATAACTTGAAATTAATGCTTCTCGAAGCAACGGACTACTGTGGCGGATGGATAAAGTCTATTAAAACTAAAGACTACATATTCGAACAAGGTCCACGGACGATCCGGCCGAAGGGTACGATCGGGTTGAATACTTTAAATATGATGCAAGATTTAGGACTCAGCGAGCACATTTCTGCTATAAAACCGGACCACCCTGCTGCTAGAAACAGAATGATTTATGTTAATAACACTTTACATATGCTTCCATCTAGTTTGAAAGGAGTTTTTCAGAAGCGCAAGCCTTTTTCGAAGCCACTCATTTACGCTGCCCTTAACGATCTTAGATCGCCACAGAAGTTGTTGAAAGATGACTCGATTTATAATTTTGTCGAGAGGAGGTTTGGCAAAGAGATAGCAGACTATGCAGTTGCGCCAATGATTTGTGGAATATGTGCGGGTGATGCGAAGGAGATATCTGTTAAATTCCTGATGAAAACATTGTTTGAGTATGAACAGAATGATGGAGGTGTGCTAAGGGGTGTAATGAAGTCATTCTTCAGATCCAACCACCAGCAAGGGGTAAGAACCTCAacattcttatttcttctttagcAATTAAATCTACCACACAGCACactgtccaagtgcagattggcagacatttaaaaacattatggagaactctctggcatgcaggtttcttcacaatgttttcttcaccgttaaggcaatatcttaatgttgtatagaacaagtgtgttttgggatttgtgtattgcttgcctggtggctgcttttccctgcatgtttagcagtgggagggcgggcagggcatgtcgcatgctgcatgttgcaccatacagattcaacTTGTTTCAGCAGAttgtagcaaattaagcttttggttcattgtatatgatattttaattgcttaaaaatatGTATGTTGTACGTAACTCCAAACGTCCATGCCTGATGCCCAGATCAAATATCTTTTTATACATCAAGAGATCATTTATGTGCTCAGCAATTAAGCTATTTCTCATTTGCTTCTTTCAGATACAGTTGAGTGAACTAGCAAAAAGAGCTGTAGACGAAAAATGGAATGTGTACTCAATAAGAGGTGGCCTGGACATCATCCCGGCAACCATGCAACAGTACCTCAAAGACCATGATGTTGATCTACAGCTCAACAGCAAGATCAACGAGATAGAGTTTGTTGACTCGAGCTTAGTCAATCTTAAGAAAGGCAACGGAGAAGTTCTATCAGCAAACCACATATACTCATCTATACCATCGCATGTTCTGGCCAAATTAGTATCAAAACAGCACCCAGATTTGACTAAATTATTAAATGATATCCCTTTTGTCACTGTCGGTATTGTAAACTTGTATTTTTCGACGCAGAAACCTTTGATAACGCCAGCGTTTGGTTTTCTAGTGCCCCCTGTTGAGAATTCTCCTATATTGGGTGTTGTATTTGATTCTTGCTGCATTCCAGATCAAAACGGCACTGTTTTGACAGTTATGTTAGGGGGTAGGTGGTTTGTAGAAAAGTTTGGGGCTGACGTGACCAAAGAAAAACTTTTAGATATAGCTGTGAAAGAAATAAAAACGATTTTAAAGATCGATGAAGCGGTGTCAGCATCTCATGTAAATATTTTACACAAATGTATACCTCAGTATGTGATAGGTCATTACGAGAGGGTGGGTAAGATAAGAGAGTATGTGTGTAAAAATAACTTGCCTATATCTTTAGTTGGTAGTAGTTATGATGGAGTGGGTATCAATGATGTTATTTATTCTGCTAAGACTCAAGTTGAAGAGGATGTTAATAAATAAGACATATTTTATGACATGCTTTGTATGTATAgtccaaagagtatgtaaccactaaAATAGTCTAACAGCCAAAATTAATACTTATCGATCTatctttatttaagtattttatattcCAGAGTGGCGGCTACTAAGGCGGAAAgtgccaagaggcgcaaatatgagaatatagaaaatattttcatatttgtgccATTTGGAAGACCATGGGTTCATGGGGCGAAGGTgctagatagaatagaatagaatatattttttattcaagtaaacttttaaaagtgcttttgaatcatcaactagtttaatttaccactggttcgaaatgccgtcCCTActaagaagaaccagcaacaaACTCTGCATTTGCTCTTTTCAAGCGATCAGTTTACAatatccttttttaaggacctgtcATCCCGTCTCGTGGAATCCATGGcagaccggagggctggcagctacctcagtcagcatattagtctggccattcaatgAGGTAACGCAGCCAgagttctgggcaccctgcatAGTTACGGACTatggtggtttagatgatatttttgatttgtaattttaatatttatttgttatagGCTTGTACTCAATCTGTAATTTAAGTCAATAAATTACTTGGCAACATTATTTGACAAaaaagaccatacaattttGGACTAATGTCTATGTTGCAtaaagtcacgcaaattgctaatgcgcgtggccatcgtttttatttcggctgacgtcatttcgatgttaatgagatatggtcgcagcgcaatagcaatttgcaagACTTATAAGTAACTTATTTATAGACTACAGGAAGGATTGCATGAGAATTTTGGCCGTAAATTGAGAAGGGCCTTTTCACAATGTTTCCAGTAGAACAggatagcactacttttagacctattttaaaggtataacccataactgagtaggttcctgcggaAGTGGAACGGTacgggaggggtgtgatgacgtgacgcgagagctcagtgattcgtcaacttgtgacaactgtcaccctcccgcaccgctcactatcgcaggagcctactcagttatgcacTATACATAATTATAGTTAAGTAATTTTTGTACAATTAAAAAGACACTAATGTAATATTGATCCTACTGTATAATACTCTACATAATTACAAAGTAGGACTGTACATGGTCTGAGGATACCATctcaataattaattagaacattacTTAATCAAACAGGAGTACCTAGATGGCTCTATAGTCCGTTTATCGTAAATTGACGCGTGAAAATTGGCACCATTGTTGCTTTGTTCCTTAGAAATTAGggcttattattgtgtgatttgcaatggtgccaacatattctTACGCGTCAAGCTGGTGTAAGGTGACCTGTGTAAATGTAAAAGCGTGCAATACGCGCGCATTCGTGCAACTTCGCTAATTGTGAAGAATTTGATGCTATGCGCTAGTATGAATTGACCCTAATTTATTGTTGaattaacaataatttacttttaatgttcaaatgattttacctacatgtaaatattatgttaaagttGATGTCATTTAAAAGGGTCTGTCCTATAAAATTTGTGGAATGCACGTCTTATGAACTACTAGACACGTGACACcaattatattatgttgtttttattacaaagttaataaattatatatttttctacAGTTTATATGTATTTGATTTGACCTCATTCATTTTAATAAATCACTAATCACTATCCtcattataaatgagaaagtgtttattttgtccttcaagcacgccacaacggagctacggattgacgtgattttttgtatgaatgtcagtgcgacaaggctatcttggcgcgtggcgaaaatcggaactaacgttaccgtcaagtgtcccctttgtttttgtttgaatattcagcctttgttctccaacagcgcccccctgtcagtCATTCaaatgccaagagagccttgtcgcactgtagttaaAAACAGGCTAttgttatcctggaaaatgtAAGAGTGGCCACAGGATTATTGATAACCTAAACTCACGCGGCCAGAGTCGGAGGCTTCATCTAGTAGGTAAGAATAtgataatacatacataaatttACAGTTTACATGATAGGTTAGAATTAAAATCCAAATTgataaataatctattttattcAGCTATTAATTGCCTGATATTAGTTAATAGCGTATAATTAGaacaatttatataaaaagcGTGTATATTTTACTCGATAAATTActagctacctacttaattaaacaatattaaagatttttagggttccatacctcaaaaggaacccttacggcgattacgcactgcacttccatcatccgagttctatccgtcatccgtgagaataccagcgattatctacgacatactatgtcataagctaccatacaaaacaaaaaggaacgtattttcacggactctgatcggatgagaaatgatgatgatgatcggcATAACcgccgttataggatcacttcgttgtctgtctgtctgtcaagaaaacgtaTTCGTATTTTCccccttgcgtgtgctataatttcatgattctaggtcaattcGACCCTATAGGTTTATATaggaccctataggtttcttgacagacttgTCTtcagcagacagacaacaaagtgattctataagggttccgtttctccttttgaggtacggaaccctaaaaaaatacataagtaatttaatattatagtacctatgccatctagaaataaataataggATAATCAGATTAATACGAATAGAGAAGGAGCGCAGGTTATTAGCCTTAATTAATAAAGtcattttgcctaatctacattttGTTTATTTCAAAATCAAAGGTTTTAATATTATGGTTACGAGAGTCATTAGATTTGCCATTACACTTAAAAAACGCAATTAAAAAGTCAAGGCAATTATACTTCCTATACCTAAATTGCTGTGCATGACAAAGTTGTGTGGAAGCCATCAGCAGTTTATTTTCCATTTTGAGTTTTGGgtttatttttcagttttttgaGTTTGACAGCTGTTTATTTGAGTctgaaagttatttatttaaggcagaaagctttttatttgagtttgtaagctgttaatttcagtttgaaTGCTGTTTATTGGAGTTTAGAGCAGTTTATTGGAGTTTGGAGCTGTTTATTGGAGTTTGACAGCTGGTTATTTGAGTTTGGAGCTGTATAATGTAGTTTGCAAGTTGTTTATTCGCGGATAACGCCAAGGTCCAGCATCACGGTGGTGTGCAGCGTGTGGTCCCTGTGCTGCAGCGACTGCGCCGAGGGGGGCACGGTGTTGCGGTAGGAGTACTGCAGGGAGAACGCCACCAGTGCAGGCTTGCCCACTTCGGCCGTCGAATCCGTTGCTACTTTCAGTCTGAGGGCCAGCTTGTTAGACTTTCTCCACATGATTATGCTGGAAACATACATCGCGTAATTCATTATTTCATCATCACActaataggtatgtaattataaaatttgtttaaactttttgcagtaatctaaatatataaaaggaaagggtgactgactgactgactgactgactgactgactgatctatcaacgcacagctcaaactacaggacggatcgggctgaaatttggcatgcagatagctattatgccgtaggcatccgctaagaaaggatttttgaaaattcaactcctaagcgggtgaaataggggtttgaaatttgtgtagtccacgcggacgaagtcgcgagcataagctagttttatatatacatGTATTCTTATTGTTaactacatacataggtacaactAACCGCATACTTTGTTCAGCTaacgacagaggaatgtgcTGTGCTCAGATAAGCcgacaagcgcttacgagcacgaggAAACCAACATtgtaaaactgttttttttttgtggaaataataatttaaaaaaaaaactcatcgCCGTTACACTACAGAGCGCCGGagtcttagaatgagaagggctttggctatagtctaccacgctggcacgCGCATGACAGATGCGGATAGTTATAGATACGAGACAATAGCACTCACTCGCTAGTATCGTGTTGCGGATCGTCATCATACTCGGCGGCGTCGTCTCTTTGAGCGAGTGTCAGAGTCACGTCCGGAACGCAGATCTGACTGCACGCTGGAAGAGCTGGCTTCCTCTCGATTACTTTGCTCCACGACGTGTCCTGACGAATGAGAGAGGAATATTATTTTGTGTGGGAGTTTTTGGAAGTTAATGCTCTCTGGGCCCATAAcctgataaaatataaattaaacgcGAGCTTCAacaagtaaattttaatttgtcacattaggacaacccaacaaaaataaatgattttatcgCTCTCTCATATTATGCACTTGTGATTGAATGAGATTGAGTAGTATTCGTTTCGGTCGGGTGCCCCACGGCACCTTATAGATT is a genomic window of Maniola hyperantus chromosome 12, iAphHyp1.2, whole genome shotgun sequence containing:
- the Ppox gene encoding protoporphyrinogen oxidase; translation: MAAILGGGLGGLSTGYYLLKNNLCNNNNLKLMLLEATDYCGGWIKSIKTKDYIFEQGPRTIRPKGTIGLNTLNMMQDLGLSEHISAIKPDHPAARNRMIYVNNTLHMLPSSLKGVFQKRKPFSKPLIYAALNDLRSPQKLLKDDSIYNFVERRFGKEIADYAVAPMICGICAGDAKEISVKFLMKTLFEYEQNDGGVLRGVMKSFFRSNHQQGIQLSELAKRAVDEKWNVYSIRGGLDIIPATMQQYLKDHDVDLQLNSKINEIEFVDSSLVNLKKGNGEVLSANHIYSSIPSHVLAKLVSKQHPDLTKLLNDIPFVTVGIVNLYFSTQKPLITPAFGFLVPPVENSPILGVVFDSCCIPDQNGTVLTVMLGGRWFVEKFGADVTKEKLLDIAVKEIKTILKIDEAVSASHVNILHKCIPQYVIGHYERVGKIREYVCKNNLPISLVGSSYDGVGINDVIYSAKTQVEEDVNK
- the LOC117987292 gene encoding uncharacterized protein; translation: MTSNPHQTNKICEKKIKLAELKLSKVLHKIESLKLNNYFISRLETSSCKSNWNFLKGATVKHVLVVIIAVFVIGFWWIYSESLITGCFLKLPYETKSLFRAPEDCSMCIGVSDVTRLSNISAEEFEDRYAYTTQPVIVTDATTNWKAIEQFNFKFFANFYRNNKMGRRINECFYFPYKSGLRSLDEVFRMDEQRANLSGDPWYVGWSTCHEEETRALRQFYTRPYFLPRTAESDMLDWVFMGGPGQGAHMHVDSVRHMSWQAQVRGRKQWQLAPPPECLYSCPWISFTVEPGEICKFWHLRPSASTPVPGSPSPSSRERSVSCLQVDSVRHMSWQAQVRGRKQWQLAPPPECLYSCPWISFTVEPGEILVVDTNRWYHKTNVLPGDISITIGAEYD